In Sphingobacterium sp. SRCM116780, the genomic stretch GTCAGTATGCTCATCATATTTGGAACAAAATCAATAGGTAAAACGGTTAAATATGGTAATTTCCACTGTCCTCGCTGTCAAATGGAACGTCCTTATCAATTAAAACAAAACCGCAGGTATTTTTCGCTATTCTTTATTCCTATGATTCCCTTGGAAAAACAGGGAGATACTTTGGAATGCAATTTCTGCAGAACAGCCTATATACCTGCATCTATATTACCTGCTTCAGAGTACACATCATCTACTTTGAATATCGATGGCTTGACTCATCCATTAGCTTCATTCGGTCAACGTATTGGTAGTTATTTCATTGATCTTGTCGTATTGATCTTACTTAACTTTCCGTTAGCAACATTGACTACACGTTTTAAAGATTACTTGCCTGAGAATTATTTTTTAGTATTTTTACCTGTATGGGCGCTTTACTTCTTCCTGATGGAATGGTTATTGAAAGGAACTTTGGGTAAGAAGATATGTGGCATTAAGATTGTTTCAGATACAGAAGGAAAATCTGTTACTATTTTCCAATACCTAATCAGAAGTATCATAAAAACAATTCCGATTATCAACATGATACTCTTCTTTAATGACAAACGTAAGGGCTGTCATGATTTTGCAGCCAATACAATTGTGGTTGAAACGAAATAACACATTATCTATTATGACGGACCATATCCCATTTCTATCTTATATCATAAGCGCTTGTATTGGTATAGGTCTGGCTGCAGCGACAGGATTTCGGGTATTTCTACCGATCTTCATCATCAGTTTGTCCAGTTATTTCAATTGGATACCAATAGCCGAAAACTGGGAATGGTTAGCAAGTCTACCCACATTGATTATCAGTGCTGTAGCGATGTTAATTGAAGTATTAAGCTTTTATATCCCTTTTTTGGATAATGTCCTTGACAGTATTTCTATCCCGTTGGCAACGATTGCTGGATCCGCATTGTTTGCCCTCCAATTTACCGACATGCAAGATATACCCCAGTGGGCTTTATCAATAATTGCTGGAGGAGGAACGGCAGCACTTATCGGAACAAGTTTCGCAGGCACACGTGCAGCTTCATCCGCTACTACTGGAGGATTAGGGAATCCCGTTGTTTCTACAGTAGAAACGACAGGTTCTATTGTGATGACGATCTTAACGATAATAGCTCCAATTTTAGCGCTGGTAGTTGTTATCTTAATCGTTTGGCTTATTTTACGTTATGGTAAAAAATTGTGGAATAGGCTATTCATGAAGAAGAAGTCTATTGCATAAAAAAAGGTTACAATTCTTTTTGTAACCTTTTCTTTAAATTCGTCCATATGCTAGAAAGAAAAATCATCTTTCGAGCTTTCAGCCGCATATGTTGTATCATCAAAATTAGGTTCGTAACGTTTTTCTACTACTTCCTGATTAGATTTAATATATTCAACCACATCAGTTAAACCTTCAGCAAATTTTTCAAAATCTTCTTTATATAAGAATATTTTGTGTTTAATAAACTGTCCGTCTTCAAAACGTTTCTTACTTTCAGTGATGGTAATGTAATAATCATTAGATCGTGTAGCCTTTACATCAAAAAAATAAGTACGTTTACCGGCTCTCACCTTTTTTGAAAAAACCTCTTCGCGCTCTTTGTTCTCAAAATCTCCCATTGGTTATTATTTAAGTTTAAGTAATCTTAATCTGTGATAAATATATAATATTTAGCATGAAACTTCCAAATATTATTCAAAAAAAATAAAATAAAATATACGATAACATACTGGTAAAGTTCCTATCTTTTATTTTTTAACGACAAATCATCGGTAAAAACTGGTAATGATATTTTTTCACCGATGATTTTATTACATTTACCGAATAATTTAGTTTAATTACCTATTTCAACTACTCAAGATCGCGTAACCAATATATCTTTGAGGTATAAATTTAAAAGTCATGGAAAAAGAACCATTCATACCAAAAAGTAACAACAGTAAAAATATCATTGGAGGTATAATCATACTCATTGGTATACTATTTTTATTAAAAAACCTAAACATAGACTATCTCTTTCCATCATGGATGTTTGGATGGTATATGATTTTGATTATTGTCGGTTTAGTGATCGGGATTAATTCTCAATTTCAAAAAAAATCTTCCATAATTTTAATTGCTCTGGGCTTAGCATTTCTTGCGAGAGAGATTATGCATACAGATTTTGGAGGAATTATATTTCCAATATTGATTATTGGCGTTGGAGCATACTTTATCATTGGTCGTAAAAAAGGATTACCTGAGATCCCTCCTATGCCCAATAATCCGAACAACCCTCCAAAACAACCCTCAGATTTTGATTGGGACAAAAGGGTTGTTGATCCCAACACAGAAAATAATTCGTTAATTGTTGACAACAATATAACGAATGAAACAACAATAAGTAATGAGCCAACAAGTCAAGGTCTGCCTAACGAGCAGACCTTTGGAGCTCAAAATTATGCAAATACTGATAATAGTTTTGAAGATGTTTTGAATGTTAATTCCATTTTTGC encodes the following:
- a CDS encoding DUF3276 family protein; the encoded protein is MGDFENKEREEVFSKKVRAGKRTYFFDVKATRSNDYYITITESKKRFEDGQFIKHKIFLYKEDFEKFAEGLTDVVEYIKSNQEVVEKRYEPNFDDTTYAAESSKDDFSF
- a CDS encoding RDD family protein; translation: MLIIFGTKSIGKTVKYGNFHCPRCQMERPYQLKQNRRYFSLFFIPMIPLEKQGDTLECNFCRTAYIPASILPASEYTSSTLNIDGLTHPLASFGQRIGSYFIDLVVLILLNFPLATLTTRFKDYLPENYFLVFLPVWALYFFLMEWLLKGTLGKKICGIKIVSDTEGKSVTIFQYLIRSIIKTIPIINMILFFNDKRKGCHDFAANTIVVETK
- a CDS encoding LiaF transmembrane domain-containing protein translates to MEKEPFIPKSNNSKNIIGGIIILIGILFLLKNLNIDYLFPSWMFGWYMILIIVGLVIGINSQFQKKSSIILIALGLAFLAREIMHTDFGGIIFPILIIGVGAYFIIGRKKGLPEIPPMPNNPNNPPKQPSDFDWDKRVVDPNTENNSLIVDNNITNETTISNEPTSQGLPNEQTFGAQNYANTDNSFEDVLNVNSIFASLKKLILSKNFRGGNIACMFGSVSIDLTQADITDTAVIDAFQMFGSAKIIVPANWTIYTNVSSVFGDVDDRRFHVGLTRDPNKKLYITGTCLFGNLTIRNV
- a CDS encoding DUF4126 domain-containing protein, which gives rise to MTDHIPFLSYIISACIGIGLAAATGFRVFLPIFIISLSSYFNWIPIAENWEWLASLPTLIISAVAMLIEVLSFYIPFLDNVLDSISIPLATIAGSALFALQFTDMQDIPQWALSIIAGGGTAALIGTSFAGTRAASSATTGGLGNPVVSTVETTGSIVMTILTIIAPILALVVVILIVWLILRYGKKLWNRLFMKKKSIA